Proteins found in one Serratia plymuthica genomic segment:
- a CDS encoding hemin-degrading factor gives MSNNLYASYRQAKIDNPGKYARDLAELLGVSEAELTHARVGEDTRRLQADARTLLTELEQVGVTKSITRNSYAVHEQMGRYLNQHLNGHAGLILNPRELDLRLFLNQWASVFAMSETNKRGVRHSIQFFDHQGDALHKVYTTEETDLVAWMALVERHLSAENPVLELKATDARVGNAAPDAEKIDREWREMTDVHQFFQLLGRHKLTRQQAFRAVGNDLAYRVDNNALAQLLNAAQNLQNEIMIFVGNRGCVQIFTGQIERLMPQEGWINVFNRRFTLHLIEDAIAESWITRKPTKDGFVTSLELFAADGTQIAQLYGQRTEGQPEQTQWREQIAALEPKDIAA, from the coding sequence ATGAGCAATAACTTATACGCCAGTTACCGGCAGGCAAAAATTGATAATCCTGGCAAATACGCACGCGATCTGGCAGAGCTGCTGGGTGTCAGCGAAGCGGAACTGACCCATGCCCGCGTGGGTGAAGACACCCGCCGCCTGCAAGCCGATGCGCGTACCCTGCTGACCGAGCTTGAGCAGGTTGGCGTCACCAAGTCCATTACTCGCAACAGCTATGCGGTACATGAACAAATGGGCCGCTACCTTAACCAACATCTGAACGGCCACGCGGGGTTGATTCTTAACCCGCGCGAGCTGGATTTGCGCCTGTTTCTCAATCAGTGGGCCAGCGTATTTGCCATGAGCGAAACCAACAAGCGCGGCGTACGCCACAGCATTCAGTTCTTCGACCATCAGGGCGACGCCTTGCATAAGGTGTACACCACCGAAGAAACCGATCTGGTGGCCTGGATGGCGCTGGTCGAGCGCCATCTGAGTGCAGAAAACCCGGTTCTGGAACTGAAGGCGACAGACGCCAGAGTCGGCAACGCCGCACCGGACGCCGAAAAAATTGACCGGGAATGGCGTGAAATGACCGATGTTCACCAGTTCTTCCAACTGCTGGGCCGCCATAAGCTGACGCGTCAGCAGGCTTTCCGCGCCGTCGGCAACGATCTGGCGTATCGGGTGGATAACAATGCCTTGGCGCAGCTGCTGAACGCCGCACAGAATCTGCAAAACGAGATCATGATTTTTGTCGGCAACCGCGGTTGCGTGCAGATCTTCACCGGCCAGATCGAGCGGCTGATGCCGCAGGAAGGTTGGATTAACGTGTTTAACCGCCGCTTTACCCTGCACCTGATCGAAGACGCTATTGCCGAAAGCTGGATCACCCGCAAACCCACCAAAGACGGCTTCGTTACCAGCCTGGAGCTGTTTGCCGCCGACGGCACGCAAATCGCCCAACTTTACGGCCAACGTACCGAGGGCCAGCCGGAACAAACCCAGTGGCGTGAGCAGATTGCCGCCCTTGAACCCAAGGACATTGCCGCATGA
- a CDS encoding heme/hemin ABC transporter substrate-binding protein, translating into MKASLSRRLTLCLALALPFTAPAAERIVSIGGDVTEIAFALGAGDEIVARDSTSLQPAAVKPLPDVGYMRQLNAEGILALKPTLVLTTELAEPALVLKQLEESGVKVVRIPGDTTLQAVPEKIAVIAKTLQRADQGKQLSARYQQQLAQVNTSSLPIRVLFVMSHGGITPMAAGQHTAADAVITAAGLKNAMQGFNRYRPLSQEGVIASAPDLLLVTTDGVKTLGGLEQLWKLPGVALTPAGKNRRVLVVDDMALLGFGLETPAALAKLRNAAEQK; encoded by the coding sequence ATGAAAGCTTCATTGTCCCGTCGTCTGACGTTGTGCCTTGCGCTGGCATTGCCGTTCACCGCACCCGCGGCGGAACGTATTGTCTCGATAGGCGGTGACGTCACCGAAATTGCCTTCGCCCTTGGCGCAGGCGATGAGATCGTGGCGCGAGACAGCACCAGCCTGCAGCCTGCGGCCGTGAAACCGCTGCCGGATGTCGGCTATATGCGTCAACTCAATGCCGAAGGGATTCTGGCGCTGAAACCCACGCTGGTGCTGACCACCGAACTGGCTGAACCAGCGCTGGTGCTCAAGCAGTTGGAGGAAAGCGGCGTGAAGGTGGTGCGAATACCCGGCGACACCACGTTGCAGGCGGTGCCGGAGAAAATCGCGGTCATCGCCAAGACGCTGCAACGCGCCGACCAGGGCAAGCAACTGAGCGCCCGTTACCAACAGCAACTCGCGCAGGTGAACACCTCTTCGTTGCCGATCCGGGTGTTGTTCGTCATGAGCCACGGCGGCATTACGCCGATGGCCGCCGGACAACATACCGCCGCCGATGCGGTCATCACCGCCGCAGGGTTGAAGAACGCAATGCAAGGATTTAACCGTTACCGCCCACTGTCGCAGGAAGGCGTCATTGCCAGCGCGCCCGATCTGCTGCTGGTCACCACCGATGGCGTCAAGACCCTCGGTGGCCTGGAACAGCTGTGGAAACTGCCTGGCGTTGCCCTCACGCCTGCCGGCAAAAATCGCCGCGTGTTGGTGGTCGACGACATGGCGCTGCTGGGCTTTGGGCTGGAAACACCGGCCGCGCTGGCCAAACTGCGCAATGCGGCGGAGCAAAAGTAA